In a single window of the Terriglobales bacterium genome:
- a CDS encoding cupin domain-containing protein, with the protein MRRFALGALLVTLFLGAASAQSMKYKFPDYKKDPKPMVIQGPAGEIFTFTRVGATTCGKFTIADSVIPPGAGPMPHIHHWTDEWFYFPDGGITIYMSEKTYPDLKQVPGKQLPKGKVHKYRTQPGDLIYGPRYYIHGFNNEAKDNRRLIFVWTPDKISEYFKEVGQLVTDPKNPPPIADKNKQLFVSQGPKYGINQSASWGEYVDGPGDYTMKPADNHAKELEALFATDAKRNGGACK; encoded by the coding sequence ATGCGGAGATTCGCACTCGGGGCCCTGCTCGTCACGCTGTTCCTCGGCGCCGCCTCGGCGCAGAGCATGAAGTACAAGTTCCCGGACTACAAGAAGGACCCCAAGCCGATGGTCATCCAGGGGCCGGCGGGCGAGATCTTCACCTTCACCCGCGTCGGCGCCACTACCTGCGGCAAGTTCACCATCGCCGACTCCGTCATCCCGCCGGGCGCCGGTCCCATGCCTCACATTCACCACTGGACCGACGAGTGGTTCTACTTCCCGGATGGCGGCATCACCATCTACATGAGCGAAAAGACCTACCCTGACCTCAAGCAGGTCCCGGGCAAGCAGCTCCCCAAGGGCAAGGTGCACAAGTACCGCACGCAGCCTGGCGACCTCATCTACGGACCGCGCTACTACATCCATGGCTTCAACAACGAGGCCAAAGACAACCGCCGCCTCATCTTCGTCTGGACGCCGGACAAGATCAGCGAGTACTTCAAGGAAGTCGGCCAGCTCGTCACCGACCCCAAGAACCCGCCCCCCATCGCCGACAAGAACAAGCAGCTGTTCGTCTCGCAGGGGCCGAAGTACGGCATCAATCAGAGCGCGTCGTGGGGCGAGTACGTGGACGGTCCCGGCGACTACACCATGAAGCCCGCCGACAACCACGCCAAGGAGCTCGAGGCGCTGTTCGCCACCGACGCCAAGCGCAACGGCGGCGCATGCAAGTAG
- a CDS encoding carboxymuconolactone decarboxylase family protein, whose protein sequence is MPYKNAVLDDKDLQQGLAGIHPAFGDLCTRVAGEVWGKPLIDQKTKALITIAIDVVNQDHNGPGNPFGAHVNMAMKQGATREEIEELLLFMCVYAGFNKAAGAFGMLKQVLGEAKGKGA, encoded by the coding sequence ATGCCATACAAGAATGCCGTACTCGACGACAAAGACCTTCAGCAAGGCCTCGCCGGCATCCACCCGGCGTTCGGCGACCTGTGCACCCGCGTTGCGGGCGAGGTGTGGGGCAAGCCGCTCATCGACCAGAAGACCAAGGCGCTCATCACCATCGCCATCGACGTGGTGAACCAGGACCACAACGGCCCCGGCAATCCCTTCGGCGCGCACGTCAACATGGCGATGAAGCAGGGCGCCACCCGCGAGGAGATCGAGGAGCTGCTGCTGTTCATGTGCGTCTACGCCGGCTTCAACAAGGCCGCCGGCGCCTTCGGCATGTTGAAGCAGGTGCTGGGCGAGGCCAAAGGCAAGGGCGCGTAG
- a CDS encoding putative quinol monooxygenase, with amino-acid sequence MIVVGGRFKVKPERRADMVKLATSLYGPSRAEQGCLHYSCYQDAGDPDSFVFFEEWESQEVLDKHFQTSYFQDFMKRFPDMITGTPVIKLYNVASVKQL; translated from the coding sequence GTGATCGTCGTCGGAGGCAGGTTCAAAGTGAAGCCGGAGCGGCGTGCCGACATGGTGAAGCTCGCCACGTCGCTCTACGGCCCCTCGCGCGCCGAGCAGGGCTGCCTGCACTACAGCTGCTATCAGGACGCCGGCGACCCCGACTCGTTCGTCTTTTTCGAAGAGTGGGAGAGCCAGGAAGTCCTCGACAAGCACTTCCAGACCTCGTACTTCCAGGACTTCATGAAGCGTTTTCCCGACATGATCACCGGCACGCCGGTGATCAAGCTCTACAACGTGGCGAGCGTGAAACAACTCTGA